GCGCAAATCGGTAAGAAACCGCCCGACAGTTGCCGGTCGGCTCTTCACCCATCTGGTGTGCGGTCTGCCGGCTATGCAGATGACCGACCAGAATGCCGTGCCGGACCAGTTCGGTGCGCTGCGCCGGGGTTCCCTCTTCATCAAAATGGTAACTTCCCCTTTCCTCGGGCAGCGTGGCATCATCCACAATCGTCAACTGCTCGACCCCGAACCGGGCGCCAATTTTCATCTTTTCCCGCAACCGCTCATTTTCCGCGATGAAATCGGCTTCACTCATATGCCCAAACGCCTCATGCACAAACACGCCGCCCAAAAGCGGGTCAATGACCACCGTGTATTTGCCCGCCTTGACCGGCTCGGCTTGAAGCAGGTCTAACGCAATCTTTGCCACCTTTTCCAGCCGCGCCTCCTGATTACGCAGCGCGGCAAAACCCTGACTTTTACCAAAACTTTCACCGTAACTCTGAATATTAGCACCGTCCCGGGCAACCGCGCGACAGGAAACTCCGGTGTAGACCTGCTCCTGCTCAATATAACGGTCCTCAGTTGAGTAGAAGTAAGTCACCCGATGCAGGTCATGATAGGCTGAGACGGTGGTTACAATCCCGGGTGTTTGCAAAAGAATCGCATTGTAATTTTTTATCAGGTCGTGCTTTTCGGCAAGCGATACCTTGCGCGGGTCGTACTGCTTGGGCAGGCGGATGCGCTGTTCCAGCGCGGGCAGCAGTACCAGACCACCTTCGCGCCGGGGCAACGCCAGCGCCTGCAACGCCA
This genomic window from candidate division WOR-3 bacterium contains:
- a CDS encoding TldD/PmbA family protein, which translates into the protein MKQFLNDILFGLTVDYADIRIEESESTQVVYLGKELDRIGTSFERGGCLRVFHQGNWVTATFNTVDESLKELADELALQALALPRREGGLVLLPALEQRIRLPKQYDPRKVSLAEKHDLIKNYNAILLQTPGIVTTVSAYHDLHRVTYFYSTEDRYIEQEQVYTGVSCRAVARDGANIQSYGESFGKSQGFAALRNQEARLEKVAKIALDLLQAEPVKAGKYTVVIDPLLGGVFVHEAFGHMSEADFIAENERLREKMKIGARFGVEQLTIVDDATLPEERGSYHFDEEGTPAQRTELVRHGILVGHLHSRQTAHQMGEEPTGNCRAVSYRFAPIVRMSNTYIEPRDKRLDEMLGEIDSGLYVVGSRGGMTELEAFTFSSQYAYLIEKGKLTKMVRDVTLSGNVFETMKNIDAIGNDLVIHGGLGGCGKSGQSPLPVGTGAPHIRIKNVVVGGR